In the Gossypium arboreum isolate Shixiya-1 chromosome 10, ASM2569848v2, whole genome shotgun sequence genome, one interval contains:
- the LOC108487400 gene encoding NADH dehydrogenase [ubiquinone] 1 alpha subcomplex subunit 1 has protein sequence MAWIWLEAALPLGIIAGMLCVMGNAQYFIHKAYHGRPKHIGNDMWDVAMERRDKKLFENLSSSD, from the exons ATGGCTTGGATATGGTTGGAAGCAGCACTTCCCCTCGGAATCATAGCTGGAATGCTCTGCGTTATGGGCAATGCTCAGTATTTCATCCACAAAGCTTATCACGGCCGG CCCAAGCACATCGGGAACGATATGTGGGACGTCGCCATGGAAAGAAGGGATAAGAAGCTCTTCGAGAACCTCTCGTCCTCCGATTGA
- the LOC108488828 gene encoding acid phosphatase 1-like, which yields MVIPAQPIGKSQVSCRHHASCSRHILSIISSPTKPISIFVFGPSCLTMEGFIISEMAKRVRDILSMFVLAIFSKVIGTKLYSRRSAPAEPESEANVCLSWRLAVEANNMPGWSTVPLHCLSHVETYMMGGQYEQDVNYIVEQIESYVSQVVLKGDGCDGCDAWILDIDDTCISNLFYYKDKNYGCDPFDPGDFVAWVMKGECPAIPAILGLFTKLVEGGFKVFLLTGRDQQTLAPATIANLHNQGFIGYHRVIFRNQSFKGKSAVAFKSEVRKQLVEEGYRIWGNVGDQWTDLQGECLGNRTFKIPNPMYCVP from the exons ATGGTGATACCGGCCCAGCCAATTGGAAAGAGCCAAGTTTCATGTCGACATCATGCTTCTTGTTCACGCCATATTTTATCTATTATTTCATCACCCACCAAACCTATCTCCATCTTTGTCTTCGGACCTTCATGTCTCACAATG GAAGGGTTTATTATTTCAGAAATGGCGAAGCGGGTGCGAGACATATTATCCATGTTTGTCTTAGCAATATTCTCCAAGGTAATTGGCACAAAGCTGTACTCGAGAAGGAGCGCACCAGCTGAGCCCGAGAGTGAGGCTAACGTGTGCTTGAGCTGGCGTCTGGCGGTGGAAGCTAACAACATGCCGGGATGGAGCACCGTTCCACTTCATTGCCTTAGCCATGTTGAAACTTACATGATGGGTGGACAATACGAGCAGGACGTTAACTACATCGTGGAACAAATAGAGAGTTACGTTAGCCAAGTAGTTTTGAAAGGCGATGGCTGCGATGGCTGCGATGCCTGGATCCTGGATATTGATGACACCTGCATCTCAAATCTCTTTTACTACAAGGATAAGAATTACGG GTGTGACCCTTTTGATCCTGGGGATTTCGTGGCGTGGGTAATGAAGGGAGAGTGTCCAGCGATTCCTGCAATACTTGGATTGTTTACCAAGCTGGTGGAGGGTGGATTTAAGGTGTTCCTGCTTACTGGGAGAGACCAACAGACCTTAGCCCCTGCTACCATTGCTAATTTGCATAACCAAGGATTTATCGGCTATCATAGGGTGATTTTTAG GAACCAATCATTCAAAGGGAAAAGTGCAGTGGCGTTCAAGTCAGAAGTTCGAAAGCAATTAGTGGAAGAAGGGTATAGGATATGGGGGAATGTTGGGGACCAATGGACCGATTTGCAAGGGGAATGCTTGGGCAACCGCACTTTCAAAATCCCTAATCCTATGTATTGTGTTCCTTAG